The Prevotella herbatica genome contains the following window.
CATTTCAAGCTGAGTTGCCTCCTCGTGAGCCTGCTGAATCTTAGAAACTTTCTGAGACTTCTTAAGAGTTGCATTAGCACCTGATTCCATTTCCTTGTAAGCGTTAAGAGAAGCTGAAACAACATTTGCTACAGAACCCTTCTGCTTGTCACAAAGCTGCTGTGCTTTTGCGAAATCGTTAGCGTTAAGAGCTGACTTGATGTTTGCAACAAACTTAGGAAGTGAACCCTTACCGAAAGCGGTCTTAAGTGCAAGTGCGCGCTCAATTGACATAGCCAATACAGAAAGCAAAAGTGTGTGAATAACTGGTACGATAACACCACCCTTGAAGATTGTACCCCAAACGTCAGCTGGTGTAGTCTTAGCTACTCCGTCCTGGAAGTGCATTGGGTTACCAAACCAGAGGTTGAACAATGTGAAAGCGATGATTCCGCAAACGACGATGATCCAGAATGCGCCTCTTACTCCCTGAAAGCCCTCAGATTTCTTAGGGCTGGCTGTTTTTTGTGTAGTTGCCATAATTTAAAATTTTTAATTTTTAGTTATTAATAATATTAATGTTTATTTGATTTAATGTTATTGTCAAAAGATGCCTTGCGGTCCTCGTACTTTTTTTGTTTGGCAAAGATAGCAATTTATGAATAACTACGAACTTAATTAAGAAGTTTTAACGATAGATTGCTTTAATTTTAATCATATTGTTATCAATTTTTCTTTTTTGTTTAGTCCTGTTATTTTAACTTTGCTAAAATAGCCTTGATTCTGTGCATTGCTTCTTTAATATTTTCATCACTTGTGGCGTAACTCATTCTGAAACATTCTTTGTCTCCGAAGGCATCACCACCCACCGTTGCGACATGAGCTTCTTCCAGGAGGTAGAGTGCAAAGTCGGTTGAGTTATTGATAGTTTTCTCGCCATTGCTCTTGCCAAAGAAACTACTGCATTTCGGGAAGATATAGAATGCACCTTC
Protein-coding sequences here:
- a CDS encoding MotA/TolQ/ExbB proton channel family protein; amino-acid sequence: MATTQKTASPKKSEGFQGVRGAFWIIVVCGIIAFTLFNLWFGNPMHFQDGVAKTTPADVWGTIFKGGVIVPVIHTLLLSVLAMSIERALALKTAFGKGSLPKFVANIKSALNANDFAKAQQLCDKQKGSVANVVSASLNAYKEMESGANATLKKSQKVSKIQQAHEEATQLEMPTLTMNLPIVATIVTLGTLTGLLGTVVGMIRSFSALSAGGGADSAALSAGISEALINTAFGIGTSWCAVVSYNYFTNKVDKLTYALDEVGYSIAQTYEANHTEEA